The Feifania hominis DNA window GAGCCGTCGGTCTATGTGTCGCTGCGCGAACTGACGCCCGCCCGCGTCAGCGAGGCCATGGGCGTTCTGGAGGACAGCGGGCTCAAGGGCGCGTTCTTCTTCAGTGAGATCACCATCAAGCGCTACCCCGCGACGGTGCGCCGCGTACTCGCGCGGGGCCACACGGTGGGGCTCACGCTGTCCGACAGCCAGCTTGCGCGCGGTCTGTCGGCCTCGTCGGTCGCCGCCGCAATCGAGAGCGCCAACGACGCCTACCAGAAGATCACAAAGCAGCGCGCCACTCTCGTCTACATCGACACGGGGGGCAGTTTCTCCGCCCAGGCGCGCAACAGACTCTACCAGAACGGCTACCGCATGTGGGGCGTGAATCTGCCTCTGCCGTCGTCGGTCGGCGGGACAAAGGCGAGCTCGGCGGACATTCTCACCGTGCTCGGCCGTGTGCGCTGGGACATCTGCATCGGCGTGACAAACAGCGCGGAGTCGGTCTCCATGCTCGATGCGGTGCTGCAGGGCGGCGGTTCCTACCGGCTGCGCCCGCTGACACAGACGGCCACTCCGATTAATTACCAGCAGGATATCAGATAGTAAAAATACTCATTGTAAAGGAGCTTCCCATGTATTGCAGAGTGTGTGGAGAACAGTATGAGACCGGCAAGCCGAACTGCCCGAGGTGCAAGGCCGCTGCGGGCGTGGGTACGAACTATTGCTACAACTGCGGCGAGAGGACGGTGCCGGGCTCGGCGGTCTGCCCGAAGTGCGGCGCGGTGCTCTATGTCAACAGCGGCTACCAGCCGGGCGCCGGGCAGAGTTACCAGAACACAAACCAGGGCCCCTGGCAGCAGCCCTACTACGGCGCGCCGAGCGGCTACAGTCAGAAGTCGAAGCTGGTCGCGGGACTGCTGGGCATCTTTCTCGGCTACATCGGCATTCACAACTTCTACCTGGGCTTTACCAGCCGCGCGGTGCTCCAGATTGTGGTGACGGTTCTCACCTGCGGCATCGGCGGGCTGTGGGGCTTCATCGAGGGAATTCTCATCATCGCGGGCAACATTCAGACCGACGCCAACGGCGTGCCGCTGAGGGATTGAAAAGAAACCGCCAAAAAGGGAGGGAACCCCCTCCTTTTTTTGCGTCTGGAGACGTTTGCGGGGTTGCGAAACGGCAAAATATTTGATATTATTTTCACGATATGGGTTTTTCCCATTCCTCTGGAAAGAATATGGAAATACTGAAATATTTTATGAGGTGAAAGAGATGTTAAACAAGAAGACCATCGAAGACATTGACGTAAAGGGCAAACGCGTATTTGTGCGCTGCGACTTCAACGTCCCGCTGAATGCCGACGGTGTCATCACCGACGACAAGAGAATCCGCGAGTCGCTCAAGACCATCAAGTATCTGATGGACCACGGCGCGAGAGTCATCCTGTCCTCCCATCTCGGCCGCCCGAAAGGCGAGTTCAACATGAAGTACTCCCTGGCGCCGGTCGCCGCCCGTCTGTCTGAGCTGCTGGGCGTCGAGGTGAAGATGGCAAAGGACGTCGTCGGCGAGAGCGCCAAGAGTCTTGCCGCCTCTCTCAAAGACGGCGAGGCAATGCTCATTGAAAACGTCCGCTTCCACAAGGAGGAGGAGAAAAACGACCCCGCATTTGCCAAGGAGCTCGCCTCCATGGCCGACATCTATGTCAACGACGCGTTCGGGACCTCCCACCGCGCCCACGCCTCCACCGAGGGCGTTGCGCAGTATCTGCCGGCTGTCTGCGGCTACCTGATCCAAAAGGAGATCGAGGTCATGGGCAAGGCCCTGTCCGATCCGGCCCGCCCGTTTGCGGCGATTCTCGGCGGCGCAAAAGTCTCCGACAAGATCGGCGTCATCAACAACCTGCTTGACAAGGTCGACATTCTCATCGTCGGCGGCGGCATGGCCTACACGTTCATCAAGGCGCAGGGCGGCGAAATCGGCACATCCCTGTGTGAGGAAGACAAGCTCGACCTCGCCCGCGAGATGATCAAAAAAGCGCAGGATAAGGGCGTGAAGTTCCTGCTGCCGGTCGACACCGTGGTTGCGCAGGAGTTCAAGGCTGACGCCGAGGCCAAGACGGTCCGCGCGGGCGAAGTTCCGGCCGGCTGGATGGGTCTTGACATCGGCGAAGAGACCATCAAGCTCTTCTCCGACGCGGTCAAATCGGCCAAGACTGTTGTCTGGAACGGACCGATGGGCGTGTTTGAGTTTGAGCGCTTCGCCAAGGGCACCAAGGAGATCGCCAAGGCCGTGGCCGAGTCCGGCGCCATCTCCATCATCGGCGGCGGCGACTCTGCCGCGGCGGTCGAGCAGCTCGGCTTTGCCGACAAGATGACCCACATCTCCACCGGCGGCGGCGCCTCTCTCGAGTTCCTCGAGGGCAGAGAGCTGCCCGGCATTGCCGCGCTCAACGACAGATAAACCACTGACACTCATTGACGGTGCGGGTTCCGCGCCGTCAATGTTCATGAGAGGAGAATATGGAATGA harbors:
- a CDS encoding TM2 domain-containing protein yields the protein MYCRVCGEQYETGKPNCPRCKAAAGVGTNYCYNCGERTVPGSAVCPKCGAVLYVNSGYQPGAGQSYQNTNQGPWQQPYYGAPSGYSQKSKLVAGLLGIFLGYIGIHNFYLGFTSRAVLQIVVTVLTCGIGGLWGFIEGILIIAGNIQTDANGVPLRD
- a CDS encoding polysaccharide deacetylase family protein; amino-acid sequence: MRRKLCALALTVLLLVLSVCPASADGGWRVLFDDEFYTVPDTTPMVVQDGVVYFPIDEFLEKFSATYIYEVYSGSLTIFRDKQILTMNIYSGRVVTDDKRVLYAKTFFTNGTFYVPVEFLCGEFGASFSLLSDGTPRIVTKSTLTNLQFELIQSTMTSENPGSKSEPSVYVSLRELTPARVSEAMGVLEDSGLKGAFFFSEITIKRYPATVRRVLARGHTVGLTLSDSQLARGLSASSVAAAIESANDAYQKITKQRATLVYIDTGGSFSAQARNRLYQNGYRMWGVNLPLPSSVGGTKASSADILTVLGRVRWDICIGVTNSAESVSMLDAVLQGGGSYRLRPLTQTATPINYQQDIR
- a CDS encoding phosphoglycerate kinase, whose protein sequence is MLNKKTIEDIDVKGKRVFVRCDFNVPLNADGVITDDKRIRESLKTIKYLMDHGARVILSSHLGRPKGEFNMKYSLAPVAARLSELLGVEVKMAKDVVGESAKSLAASLKDGEAMLIENVRFHKEEEKNDPAFAKELASMADIYVNDAFGTSHRAHASTEGVAQYLPAVCGYLIQKEIEVMGKALSDPARPFAAILGGAKVSDKIGVINNLLDKVDILIVGGGMAYTFIKAQGGEIGTSLCEEDKLDLAREMIKKAQDKGVKFLLPVDTVVAQEFKADAEAKTVRAGEVPAGWMGLDIGEETIKLFSDAVKSAKTVVWNGPMGVFEFERFAKGTKEIAKAVAESGAISIIGGGDSAAAVEQLGFADKMTHISTGGGASLEFLEGRELPGIAALNDR